One window of the Passer domesticus isolate bPasDom1 chromosome W, bPasDom1.hap1, whole genome shotgun sequence genome contains the following:
- the LOC135288963 gene encoding sterile alpha motif domain-containing protein 1-like, producing the protein MGRVHSQGKQENLLDFPGDCVQRPQSSRAAQLDPEGHCLKVRHERSLSKKTNRGFAAPPHCPQLSKSFSLFLRSRQSCLPPPPPAPSLGGDGEPSPHASPRNSPLSPPREGADPAPPQPEAPAQPAPPAAPQPPGPAPPALMTAPAPRQPEPPPADPPVLPGNAINNDSPAVLLSPEAAGAASVPSSSAFQPATEFATVQAVPARADPAPSPPPPPVPPLPADPIAVQERVENGAEPTGSPQELTPAPVLPAPPTPVVPQVSEAPSVASDPAKSLSFRGGGMALQLTAGAVRLAVFKISMVSGSFRVWSGASPWGLGCLPSPERPSGVGELAPVASASGFQPSGDGGGAEGQNAGEVAFALQEQEKQSKASIARLLWRQETLRSGMTIPENASPPELPVCTGGADGGKKHWVISALKTLAAWSCQVLSTQSPPHRPVLGCLAHFPGLGPLPRPVLGLGILLSPQGPGPPFWEPGLGSLVRPPGPGPPKGPRDPLLLLLFFSKKKKKKIIKKSGKS; encoded by the exons atgggcagagttcacagccaaggcaaacaggagaacctgttggactttcctggagattgtgtccagagaccgcagagcagcagagctgcgcAGCTGGATCCAgaaggacactgtctaaag GTTCGGCACGAGAggagcctctcaaagaagacgaaccgcgggtttgcagcccccccgcactgcccacagctgagcaaaagtttttctctgttccttcgGAGCcgacagagctgccttcccccccccccccccgctccttctcttgggggggatggggagccgagCCCGCACGCTTCGCCGCGGAACTCTCCGCTTTCCCCGCCCCGGGAGGGGGCGGatccggctccgcctcagccggagGCTCCGGCCCAgccggctccgcccgcggccccgcagccgcccgggccagctccgccggctctgatgactgcgcctgcgccgcggcaACCGGAACCAcctcccgccgatccgcccgtgttgccaggcaacgcAATCAACAAtgattccccggctgtgctgctgtccccggaagctgcaggagctgcctccgtgcCTTCTTCCTCTGCATTCCAGCCGGCAACGgaattcgcaacggtgcaggcggTGCCTGCGCGGGCCGaccccgctccgagcccgccgcccccgcctgtcccgccgctccctgccgacCCGATTGCGGTGCAAGAACGTGtcgagaatggtgctgagcccacgggatCGCCTCAAGAGCTaacaccagcgcccgtgctgcccgcaccgcccaccccagttgtcccgcaggtTTCCGAAGCTCCGTCAGtcgcatcagaccctgcgaagagcctgtccttccgtggaggAGGCATGGccctccagctgactgcaggagcagttcggctggctgtgttcaaaatcagtatGGTTTCTGGGTCGTTTCGtgtgtggtcgggggcttctccctgggggttggggtgcctgccttcccccgagcgccccagcggcgtgggggagttggctcctgtggcatctgcctctggtttccagcccagtggggatgggggtggtgccgaggggcagaatgcaggagaagtggcatttgccttgcaggagcaagagaaacagagcaaagcaagcattgctcgcttgctctggagacaagaaaccctcagatctgggatgacaattcctgagaaTGCTTCCCCTCCTgagctgccggtgtgcaccGGTGGTGCTGATGGGGGGAAGAAgcattgggtcatttctgctctcaagacgctggcagcatggtcctgccaggttctgagcacacagagcccgcctcacaggcCGGTTCTGGGctgtttggctcatttccctgggctggggccactgccccgtccagtgctgggtttggggattttgctttccccacagggacctgggccaccattctgggagccaggtctgggttctctggtccgaccaccaggaccagggccacccaagggtcctagagaccctctgctgctgctactcttcttttcaaaaaaaaaaaaaaaaaaaattataaagaaaagtggaaagagctag